A window of Ciona intestinalis unplaced genomic scaffold, KH HT001235.1, whole genome shotgun sequence genomic DNA:
tttcatACAGCCTACTGTTTTTACTTGAGCTGTTACATCAATTGCCCAAAAAATCTTTAACCTATACATAATAAGCTAACGCTATGCTAATAAATGACCTCCGAATTTGTAGTACTTGTTGTTCTAATTAAGAATGCGTAGGTGTATTACGTAAATCCTTTGTTGTGTAGCGTCATATTTCATATGCGAAACTTTATTCCTTCACCAGGTGATTCCCCGTCTCATGCTGTCCCGGGCTACGTCACAAAATCTGGTTTTAGTTGGTATACGTTTAATGAATGGTCTgctcaataaaagttgattactTACGTCAGTTGTATTATTGTAAAGAAATAACGTAAGTAAAAAGCCACTTTTAATGCGCAGGAGTGCTTGGTTCTTAAAAAATCTCAATATTTAGATAGACGAAAAACAGTAAccagtaataataataaaatactatGCCTTGAGATGCATAATTGCAgcaactatgacgtcacagacgcaGGGGCAATGGAAAACAAGActcattgttttacaatccgtttccgaACTCGGTCTCTACTAACTTTGGTCTTGTGCAAAACAAGAACAAATTCTTTACAGATATTTTAATTCCGCCTTTTACCTTTTCAACGTTCAACACAGCAAAATGACACACAgcaaatgcaaaataaacatGAATTTGTTTCTTGGTGCAAAACAAACGTAAAAGTAGAACGAAAAATGATTGATAAAATTTTGGTTATCAAGCATAAGAAAGTGctgtatatttgtttcaaacaatgaaaatactGTGATTGATAAGACAGAGATAAATATCATTGTGTTTGAGTTAAAATCCtacaataacaataaaaagtaaaatcacatGAAcgcaaacataaaaataaaatgaatttttgattttttttctgattttacAGACAGACAGACACatcaaacattgtatatacatgttgacataaataaataaatacaaaacttgtTCTTTAAGGACAGAGCACCAGATTTaggagaaaaaaaaacatgaaaaaatatcattaaatttgatttcaaAAACCTAGAAAAAAAgttcacaaaacaaaaagacaacGTTAAAGAGGAATAGAAGAAACAGAAACTTAGAGATTTTTATGAGACTTGACGCTTGTGACTAACAGGGAAACGTACGGAATGCCGAACCATGTATGACGATCGTGCGGCCAGAACCTTAAACGAGGACACTGCTCCGGGACCTCGTTTGTCGCGTAGAAGTAAGCGTAACACACACACGCCATGTAAGAAGCAAGACAAACCATGATATGCCTGTAAGGATATATATGATTATTATTTCAATCACATTGTGTATGATCtgcgttttttgtttttattctttatgggtgaggtccttgtcaaggacctgggatttaggccagatttggcccattaccccacacCCAGAAAGCCAATGTAAGTGCTTTGTGCGACCAGTGCCACGACACCGCATCGTACTCAGGCGCGTATTTtttgcattgtttttttatgccatgtgcttatgagttaccacacttttcaactttgtgtatgatttttgtttttgatatggctgataattaatgaccgctgggttggagcaatgtctgttaagtgtcttgcccaaggacacatacgccgatcagtgtTGGTACCGTTGCCAACTTCGAACCGGGGACACTTTGGTAACGATGCAGGCGTCggcacggcgccggacaactGCATTACATACCAGGGctcttatgttttttatagcAGCACATTCAACAGTTAATGTGGGCCTAAACCTTAAACTTCCTAAAATTGAGTATTTAACTTAGAAGTAAATgattataacttgtttatcctcgcgttctAAAAATTGCATGCGAAATGAACCTAATCTTGTGTATtccaaatttatattaaacatgcTATGTTCCAACGCTAGTAGTTAAAATGTAGGTACCAGGTACTATTGATCTATAACTATTATTACAATTATTGGCACCTAATGCATTGATgcatgtacagtagggtgaaGAAGGGACACATATTCATTAGATTTtcttgttctatttggtagtagacaaagaacattcaaataaatataaaactgtatcctgaCGAccaccatagaccgttgttaattgtttaaaacacggtgtcccgtcttctccaaccctactataagtaATCTGGGTATACACAGTAACGGTTTATTGGGGATATCACACCAATTACAGGTAATTTAAGCATATGGCCTAAAGATCACCCTGTTCAATAAAAGATATACCCGGCGCTgcggtatagtggttagcgcgcctgcctgtaacccagaggtaatgggttcaaggctcaacgctgctatcattatgggcgtatatgtctttgggcaagacacttaacaacaattgctccaaccagtGGTCCNNNNNNNNNNNNNNNNNNNNNNNNNNNNNNNNNNNNNNNNNNNNNNNNNNAcacatggtaattcgtaagctggcacgaggtgttaaacccatgtgataacgactgtcgttttcccgccacggAAGGATAAAGTAAACTACATTCATGTCTACAATGGTTATTTTATTCATGAAACACTTACAATTGCTGTTCACAATAGTTACATTTCATGGACCTTAGTAAATTAGGTTAgcttcttaaaaaaaatgtttttggcaGCTTCTATATAGCATGGCGTCTTATATGTAGAGTACGATTTTTATTTGACGATTTTCAgttgctttttgtttttaaaccaaattgtttgaaataaaatcataaatatgGACTGTCCTGTTTGTATCGAAactttttagtaaattttacGAAAGTTGACACAAGTTAATTTAAATCGACATATTGTTAAACCAGCTTACCATGCACTGTGTAGATATGGGAACTGCAGGAAATTGCACAAAAATCTATCACTGACCCAACATAGCACTGCAACGCACCACCATATAGCTGACATTGTACCGACATGTAGAACCAACGGGCACTCGCAACTGAAATGagataaatatgtaaaaaaaattaaactggGGTATTTTTACTCCAGGGGGAAAATTACAAGTATTcagagggtaaatgagctaccaatcaaaatccacatcagttgatgGGGAGAAAAAAtgtgccaattgtagtactttaccagacattgaacaactcgttgccaaaaagccagcgcatccgtcgcattaaatataacagatgtaattaattgttttcgctttttaataaatgagcgccatgttacatattgggggtaaatctgataagcatctttgttaaaagggtaaagcatacaaaataGTGCGTTAAAGAATACAGCATGGAATGAACATGAAAAGGCAGTAAATGTGCTCTAtgtacatttaaagaaatgagCATAccaagaaaatttaaaatttaaatctggATCcttaaatgtgattttaatttaaagttttaaaaagcgAAACAGTCTCTGAAACAAATTGCATGAAATCTTAAGAAAGTAGAGTATATCCATATactaataactttatttgtctcttgaattacggtagcaaaaacttagaaatattttaaacgaaaagtcagaatatagcgacaaaacaacagttgttgaaacctgcgcttacaattaaaaacatatttatttttagtcaaAAGAAATAAGCGTaatcgctacacctagcagacaaatatacaattttcTTTTTCGCTGGTATTTCCTTTGGCCTTAATATGTAAATTGAAGTGAATACCCAGAGAgtctgttaaattttaaaacattctacTAATTAGTCTGACCTACATAAACTAGATAAACATCGAATTAGGTCAATGTAGCAAAAAATAACAGCTGGGAGGCAGGCATAAAGAAAGATCTTGTGTAGAATATGCTACTGTAAGCAAGGTATTGCTCAATTAGTTCAAATATGATGTTCACGAATCGTCACGTGTGAGAACAAGTCCCCAAGAATCGGGACTTGTTTTAGGCACTTGATTCCGAACATGAGTAAACGACTACGCTATTGGGAGCACATCACTTTCAAACGCACAAGGGTGTTGGGGAAATGGACCAAATCTGGGCTAAACCCTAGGTCATCAAggtcctcacccatacagaatagaactTACTTAAATCAACATAGTCTAACAAATAGGCAGCAATCCTTCAAAGTATAAGAAATGCAGACGTGACTACAGCATTCGGCAGTTTTACAAATCTTGTGGAACTAATTTCACCTCATTGCTTAATACTGCTTATTAACTAATGCAAAACTCCAGGGCAGGCTTACCACCCTGTCAAGCTAGGTTTAACATGCATGTTCTAACAATAAAGCTGAAGTCATGGTTTCAATATACAATATGCGGACATAATTTTTATGGCCATTTcaccaactttttttttcttagttAATCTCACCAACAAAATTTATGTTCATATActaatacatttattatgCTATacaggatttttttatatatagtagggtgggggaagatgggacacctttagcacgtaatacccaaatatttagatcgtgttttaaacaattaacaacggtatttgggagtcgggaggatacagttctatgatttctttttatgattttttttctttgtttgctaccaaatgtgacgagaaaatagaatgaaaaggtgtcccatcttcccccaccctactaaatgcTTTAGTAGGATATTGTGAATTTAAACACATACCTACAGGTTTAACTTTAACAGATACcggtaaaaaagttttaaacattgtcgccggaaaaaatttaaaccccAGACTTACCTTCTCAACTCTAACACCAGCAATACAGTTCCTGGTACCCCAAACATGAACAATAGTCCGTGGTTAAGTTCTGGTTTCACGAGAGCAAGACAAGTACTCACTACAGCAACGCCAGCTATTATAGCTTGGAAATTTCGCCTATATACATTGGCATACATTatactatttattaaaaccactgcaaattttattgttttatttcacattgaaaattcaattgttttaaaatttaaaatattgttaaggGGATTTAAATTGTTAAGTGTAAGTAGGCTGGACATTATTATAAATCACtacaaattttgttgttttactaaatattgtaaatttaaaatgtatatatatagtagagtgggagaagatgggacacctttttattccatattcatgtcccatttggtagtaaaaaaaagatcaacaaattataaaacggtatcctcccaactcccacagaccgttgttacctgtttaaaataggatcaggatatttggatattatgcactAAAAGTGtttcttccctcaccctactctGTATGTAGtaatagtatagtaggatgggggaagatgggacacctgtgcgttctattttctcgtcacattcggtagcaaacaaagaaaattcaaatgaGCCATACAACTgtatcctcccgactcccaaatatcgttgttaattgtttagaacacgatctcaatatttgggtattacgtgctaaaggtgtcccatcttcccccaccctactatattatttttggATGAAATAACTTAATTCATTACCTGTCTGATCTGAGAATCGAAGGGAGATATTTGCTTGGTAGCCAAGTGGCTAATGCAGCGAGACACACCCATAGTATTGCTATTTCATCAATTAACTGGCCAACAAGGCTTAAAGTTGAGTGAAAATACACGGAGCCAGCACCTGCAAAGATAGAAAGTGtgaagtatagtagggtgggaaagacgggacacctttaggacataacatccaaatatcctgatcgtgttttaaacaattaacaaccgccTATGGGAGTCAGGAGGaagcagttttataattctttaaattttctgtgtttactaccaaatgcgatagaaaaataggataaaaaggtgtcccatcttaccataCTTAACTATTTATGATTGTTGTAAAAGTAGGACTATAATATGCATATGACTACTTTTAGATAAACACACTTAAGCCCTTATAACAAAACACTTCATATGGATCTTAAAGGTGAAACTCTAATGTGTATGTGACTACTTTTAGATAAATTATATACAAACTAAAGCACACATTTCCTTAGTAATTGCGAGAAAAAAAGGCTTTATTTTACACTATGCTACGCTTGGTACCCAAACCCCCTTCGTCCCCTTGTCATGCTAAGTTCGGAGTGCATGAATAAAGGTGTGTAAACCAAATGTGGTTCTCCTGACATATTATACAGACCAAACTCTGCAGACTTATTCATTGCAGCGTATAATCCGTATTGATTTTCTCGAAATCAATGCATATGCAACCCTAGTCGACAATTGCTAAGTGTTTTACGAACAAAATCAATAAACCGTCCGCACTTAATTGCCGGTAAAACCTAaagtttttcaactttttgttACGTTTATATTCGTGATAATaaaagttgcaaaaaaaaactctttgtcgcttgttaaaattaatatttagtCTGCCTAACAgtataaatgttatattacATGCATAATTGTGATATCATTCATTCCCCAAAGACACATAGGCATCGCAACATTGAGAATTCTGATGAAAACCAGggtaaagaaatatatataactcagTTCTAGGTTATGATTAATGTCGACGGTCGTATAAATCTTTCATGCGAAGCAGCATGCGTCCCACTTTACCTTTACGGGTGTCTAAGTTTATTCTAAACGTGCGTCTTAGTTCAGCCTTAACATGGCCATAGATTAACTTTAAGGTGCGTTGTAGATTAAACTTCAAGTATGTCATAGTTTttctttacgtgcgtcgtagtttagccttaaCTTGCGTCGTGATTTGACCTTTTTGGTCTTTGTAGTTTGACCTTAAACGTTTGCTTTATTACATTTGCGATCAAGTAAAGGATTGTCCCGTCTACAATGAATACTTCATACGCATGTGAACACCACAAGCACGTAAAtgatatgttttcattatacttactaaaaaataaacactaagTAACAAATAACGAGGTGGCCAAACCAATTTCGCAACTTTAGCCTAGCTTTCCAGGGTGGAATAGTCACCCCAGCACCCGAGGTTTCGTCACCAATGTCCAAGGATACCATATTAGTAAATACCAAACTTGCACTGAATCATCACATTAAATGTGGCATTGTGATGTAATCCTTTATCATAACTTAGCTGCATATAAGTCCTTACCAACAAATATGAGTAGAACCCACACAAGGTTAACTGATGAGCACACTTGTCGAGAATATTGCTTGAACAGGTAGATTAGCAGGGGTggaatgataaaaaatatggaattGCTTACCTGAAGAAAAAAAGTagggtttaaaacaaatggtaataaaaacaaaattgtatgtttatatttattttttacaaaagtctGGGTCTAGTCTACCCCAAAAACCAGACTGGTTGTGCCATTGGATacaatataacaatataatgcAACTTTGGTCTGATTGATAAATGCACAGTTATTTGTAAGGttttacaatatattgttttttggaTCTTATATGTTAAGTTTATTAATGCTTTAGTGTACAGTAGTTAACATTTATGTACGTTTGCCTTTGtcctaaaagtttaaaatatggaTAATTAAGAATGCATACATTGGTAATCTAATTAAGATTTCTGTTGTTTAACCAAAAAATCCGTGGGATTTGCCATTAATTTGTGGGGTTCTATCGCATTACATACTAGCATATTTGGAAAGTGCGTGAATATTTTGATAGATTAATAATTTCATAATTAATTATGAAATTAGAACTTTccattttgcaaaaaaaattaaaaaactttgagaaaataaaacagataaaatacAAGTATGGTATTTACAGTGTTCCAAAATTCGGCAATAATTGGTATTGTTGCGTAATTGTTCTCACACCAGTCCACTTCcgaactgtggggtaaaaagTCGCTCCAAATAGATTTTTCCATcttattcaattttctttgAACTAACACTGACTATTACACAAAATACAAACGCCTACAAAACATACAGGCCttactgtaaaatattaaaatcaattagGTCAAAATTACTACAACAACCTAAAAAATGTCTGTCCACTAAGTCAAATGTCTGTCCACTAAGTCATTTTTCCATcttattcaattttctttgAACTAACACTGACTATTACACAAAATACAAACGCCTACAAAACATACAGGCCttactgtaaaatattaaaatcaattagGTCAAAATTACTACAACAACCTAAAAAATGTCTGTCCACTAAGTCAAATGTCTGTCCACTAAGTCAAACACGCCTAGCAGTTAGTCAGTTAAAAGGCATGCATTACGTgttctatgtttttttttaaaaaaaacacgataaaTAACCAATAAAAGTCCAAATTGAAAATctagaaatatattttccgAAGATCCAACCGCAGTTTAGTAGTTGGAAAGAACTAAAACACGACCTTGCGCAACTGAGTCTTTGCCCAACTGGTTAAACATTTGACGTTTCGTTCTTTGTTTAGAGAATGTGCCAAAGAATACACGCCTACTTCACACCCCTTTAACCAAAGTATATTAACTATCACAAGTAGAGACCGGGCGCTATTTTGTTTTAGCATTGTGGGATTTCacataaagataaataaaggtaatttattgtttcatttcGTGCAAACATACGATTTAGACGGGTAACAGGCTTTAAATATTACATctcataaatttatttatttcttcgaaAACGATCGATAGTGTACTGCACAATTCTTTAACGTCACACTACGGCAAACTGGAATTAATTACTAACCGCTAGGTGGCGGTGGTGCACCGCATAATTCTTTAACATCACACTGCGTCCTATTGGAATTAATTTACTGTCACACTATAATTAAATCTCAACTGCTAGATGGCGTGAAACTGATATGTAATCAGTGGCAATGGGGCGTTAAAGAGTTGTGCGGTGCACTACCGTCGTCTAGTGGtcattataaattttaaaaaccgCAGTGTGACGTTAAAGAGCTGTGCAGTACTGAGTACACTACCGTGTGAAGAATTAGTTATAGATTGTTTTATCCGCTAAATGGCGGTAGTGCACCGCACAGTTGTTTACCGACCACTAGTTGGCGGTAGtgcattaaacaaacaattctTTTACGCCACACTGCGGCAAATCAGACTTTAATTACAGACCGCTAGATGGGGTAGTGCACcgcttaatttttttaacgtcACAGGGCGgctttttgaaatttatttactccctagaatttattttttatttatatgtaatcAGTCGCAGTGAAGTGTTAAAGAACTGTGCAGTGCACTACCGCCATCTACCGATTACGTGACAAAGATATCATACATATAA
This region includes:
- the LOC100178882 gene encoding alkaline ceramidase 2 isoform X2, with amino-acid sequence MEKSIWSDFLPHSSEVDWCENNYATIPIIAEFWNTVSNSIFFIIPPLLIYLFKQYSRQVCSSVNLVWVLLIFVGAGSVYFHSTLSLVGQLIDEIAILWVCLAALATWLPSKYLPSILRSDSCECPLVLHVGTMSAIWWCVAVLCWVSDRFLCNFLQFPYLHSAWHIMVCLASYMACVCYAYFYATNEVPEQCPRLRFWPHDRHTWFGIPYVSLLVTSVKSHKNL
- the LOC100178882 gene encoding alkaline ceramidase 2 isoform X1; translated protein: MEKSIWSDFLPHSSEVDWCENNYATIPIIAEFWNTVSNSIFFIIPPLLIYLFKQYSRQVCSSVNLVWVLLIFVGAGSVYFHSTLSLVGQLIDEIAILWVCLAALATWLPSKYLPSILRSDRRNFQAIIAGVAVVSTCLALVKPELNHGLLFMFGVPGTVLLVLELRSCECPLVLHVGTMSAIWWCVAVLCWVSDRFLCNFLQFPYLHSAWHIMVCLASYMACVCYAYFYATNEVPEQCPRLRFWPHDRHTWFGIPYVSLLVTSVKSHKNL